A stretch of Gossypium hirsutum isolate 1008001.06 chromosome A06, Gossypium_hirsutum_v2.1, whole genome shotgun sequence DNA encodes these proteins:
- the LOC107962844 gene encoding ethylene-responsive transcription factor ERF017-like translates to MVKPICTTHSSASQTEYASDINTNSCSSNSSSSSSSSKYKGVRKRKWGKWVSEIRLPNSRERIWLGSYDSPEKAARAFDAALYCLRGRDAKFNFPENPPEIAGGTSLSPPEIQVVAARFAKGVELETPGNNNSILGTEEYTSSSSGGGATTQVESRHHEEDMMDWSFLSMLDNNNTNDGGMSDYGFYSNLGHLPGGDDDQLYPPPIDDDENGGSAFSPSSFLWNF, encoded by the coding sequence ATGGTGAAGCCAATCTGCACAACACATTCTTCAGCATCACAAACAGAGTATGCCTCCGACATAAACACCAACAGCTGCAGCAGTAATAGCAGTAGCAGTAGCAGTAGTTCCAAGTATAAGGGAGTACGGAAGAGGAAATGGGGGAAATGGGTGTCCGAAATTCGACTTCCCAACAGCCGTGAGCGTATTTGGTTAGGTTCTTACGACTCGCCGGAAAAAGCAGCCAGGGCGTTCGACGCGGCTCTTTATTGTTTACGTGGCCGTGATGCCAAGTTCAATTTCCCTGAAAATCCACCAGAGATCGCCGGTGGGACGTCGCTTAGCCCGCCGGAAATTCAAGTGGTGGCAGCTAGGTTCGCCAAAGGGGTGGAACTGGAAACCCCGGGGAATAACAACAGTATTTTAGGGACAGAAGAGTATACATCGTCTTCGTCGGGCGGGGGAGCGACAACGCAAGTGGAGAGTCGTCATCATGAAGAAGACATGATGGACTGGTCGTTTTTGAGCATGTTGGATAATAACAACACCAATGATGGAGGGATGTCCGATTATGGCTTTTATTCAAATTTGGGCCATTTGCCTGGTGGTGATGATGATCAACTCTATCCTCCGCCGATTGATGATGATGAAAACGGTGGCAGCGCTTTTTCACCGTCATCGTTTCTTTGGAACTTTTAA